A genome region from Vibrio tapetis subsp. tapetis includes the following:
- the cueR gene encoding Cu(I)-responsive transcriptional regulator, producing the protein MNISQAAKATQLTAKSIRFYEEKGVITPAQRSDNGYRVYSSQHIEELQLIARARRAGFNLEECKSLLSLANDPKRTSAEVKARAVEKLKVVEQKIGELNVIKQQLESWISHCPGDSGADCPIIDDLCGHNK; encoded by the coding sequence ATGAACATCAGCCAAGCCGCTAAAGCAACACAACTCACCGCTAAATCTATCCGATTTTATGAAGAAAAGGGCGTAATCACGCCTGCTCAACGCAGTGATAATGGTTATCGCGTTTATTCCAGCCAACATATAGAAGAGCTTCAATTGATTGCTAGGGCTCGTAGGGCAGGTTTTAATTTAGAAGAGTGTAAATCCTTATTATCTTTAGCTAATGACCCAAAGCGCACCAGCGCAGAAGTGAAAGCCAGAGCCGTTGAGAAACTGAAGGTGGTTGAGCAGAAGATAGGCGAACTCAATGTGATTAAACAGCAACTTGAGTCATGGATTTCACATTGCCCAGGAGACTCAGGAGCGGATTGCCCAATTATTGATGATCTTTGCGGTCACAATAAAT
- a CDS encoding DUF2799 domain-containing protein, producing the protein MYVHNFMLFFVLVVVAGCSTKTLTADEYWYGQGYRFGMAGYDSDNRLLANLKDKVPFQSENYMQGYTDGKLEYCDPFSAFEKGISGTLYTGQCDGHKQQVMIEAEWQRGWDAFVGSDFFR; encoded by the coding sequence ATGTATGTACATAATTTCATGTTATTTTTTGTATTGGTTGTTGTTGCTGGATGCTCCACTAAAACACTGACTGCGGATGAATATTGGTATGGACAAGGTTACCGGTTTGGAATGGCCGGTTACGATTCGGATAATAGGTTACTGGCCAACCTAAAAGATAAGGTGCCATTTCAATCTGAAAACTATATGCAAGGTTATACAGACGGGAAACTAGAATACTGTGACCCATTTTCTGCTTTTGAAAAAGGTATCTCAGGCACTTTATATACGGGGCAATGTGACGGGCACAAACAGCAAGTGATGATTGAGGCAGAGTGGCAGCGCGGTTGGGATGCTTTTGTCGGGAGTGACTTCTTTCGTTAG
- a CDS encoding OprD family outer membrane porin, which produces MDKMFKRTLVGVALSVACGSAFAENVVGPEYTEGVSDFFAESTISGNVNFFMRDRKRGGVDANGNDTKKKKNLDHGSIFVNLGFNSGYVNDVVGADFVVYSTWDMWQNASPDHEFNFWGVNNPYDKVADADGCTGAWDKSCNDNGVSFAKAAAKFKFGESTNAQLGYFQPSVPSSLGVNWSFAPGTYRGGEIGSKFGDLSLGAVFADQYKAPWFKTTYEFQTTDGDEAGSVYSLGGRYSFANGISLDAGYGALTSGPRKNFHVKVKGTTDDGLFWSPQLYVVDDNEQYDSTAWQAAMLTSYKTGQYSLRAEGIYTSADHKGDADVGHFSYRLTKQYGGSNGAYDVWWNNRSDFNHDGEFAGFVSASRDFSDVGAPGFSAGVSGAVGMGAKFDGVDDLKEYAYSLFMGYGIQGGPLKGGAVSFHYTEYFNDSKSGNWAPYSNAFQDETDFKLALTLPFNVK; this is translated from the coding sequence ATGGACAAAATGTTTAAACGCACCCTTGTTGGGGTTGCTCTATCAGTTGCTTGCGGAAGTGCTTTCGCAGAAAACGTTGTAGGACCAGAGTATACTGAAGGTGTATCTGATTTTTTCGCTGAGTCAACGATCAGTGGTAATGTAAACTTCTTCATGCGTGACCGCAAACGTGGTGGCGTTGATGCAAATGGAAATGATACCAAGAAAAAGAAAAACCTAGATCACGGTTCAATTTTTGTGAATTTGGGGTTTAACTCTGGGTATGTTAATGATGTTGTTGGTGCAGACTTTGTTGTTTACTCAACTTGGGACATGTGGCAAAACGCTAGTCCAGATCATGAGTTTAACTTTTGGGGTGTAAACAACCCATATGATAAAGTTGCAGACGCAGATGGTTGTACTGGTGCATGGGATAAATCTTGTAATGATAACGGTGTTTCATTCGCTAAAGCTGCAGCTAAATTTAAATTTGGTGAAAGTACAAATGCTCAATTGGGTTACTTTCAACCGTCAGTACCTAGTTCTTTAGGTGTTAACTGGTCATTCGCGCCCGGCACTTACCGTGGTGGCGAAATTGGTAGTAAATTTGGCGACTTGAGTCTTGGTGCCGTTTTTGCTGACCAATATAAAGCACCATGGTTTAAGACTACTTATGAATTCCAAACAACTGACGGTGATGAAGCCGGTTCAGTATACTCATTAGGTGGACGTTACAGCTTTGCTAATGGTATTTCCCTTGATGCGGGTTACGGTGCGCTAACTAGTGGTCCTCGTAAGAACTTCCACGTCAAAGTGAAAGGCACCACAGATGATGGCTTGTTCTGGTCTCCGCAGCTTTATGTTGTTGACGATAACGAGCAATACGATAGTACTGCATGGCAAGCAGCTATGCTAACAAGCTACAAAACTGGTCAGTACTCACTTCGTGCTGAAGGTATCTACACTTCAGCAGACCACAAAGGTGACGCTGATGTAGGTCACTTCTCTTACCGTTTGACTAAGCAATATGGTGGCTCTAACGGCGCGTACGATGTTTGGTGGAATAATCGTTCCGACTTTAACCATGATGGTGAATTCGCAGGTTTTGTATCGGCTTCTCGTGACTTCTCTGATGTTGGTGCTCCAGGGTTTAGTGCTGGTGTAAGTGGTGCTGTTGGCATGGGTGCTAAATTTGACGGTGTAGATGATCTTAAAGAGTATGCATACAGCTTGTTCATGGGCTACGGTATTCAAGGTGGCCCTCTGAAAGGTGGTGCTGTTAGCTTCCATTACACAGAATACTTTAACGACAGTAAATCTGGTAACTGGGCACCATATTCAAATGCGTTCCAAGATGAGACAGATTTCAAGCTAGCGTTAACGTTACCATTTAACGTAAAGTAA
- a CDS encoding site-specific integrase, whose translation MSTVVVAKTPDLTFLVTSRRRGQESDCPLPLIMKKGGRFDWHANSFITAYGGGSQAYNIRPLAKTVEKKAYSLNLFCNFIEDESICVHDINDSTLYQYADFLKGRDVSDDTVLKHGRTAIEYIVHLNKHHPDWKLATSEEDNDRAFGVHYKKKIYKNGYIEKEYFHHESLEGLIHIAAESEYIRDYELIMWLDAINCSTYHPKPNGFLISRWEALTTLLEITGSRISEVHQITRTMIKNASDSFLLNGKMPVIRNIPIRKGKYKGKTRNVRTTYEDIQVILIYIYKVEDMFPDMDHDALFVDSEKGTQLKPSYLKNYTKKIINGSKYCDALRHLSNHSFRHRFITLNIAKAIKKMSSTGSFSNILSVAANACRKITMHASNETLSHYVHLASEVNYKNDDMGKEFKKTSTQITIRLKKMMMIANLLHSKEISETEALDSLLSTLDGLKKFD comes from the coding sequence ATGTCTACTGTAGTCGTTGCCAAAACACCTGACCTGACCTTTCTTGTAACTAGTAGGCGTAGAGGTCAAGAATCTGATTGCCCATTGCCTCTTATTATGAAAAAAGGTGGTCGGTTTGATTGGCATGCCAATTCATTTATTACCGCGTATGGCGGTGGTTCACAAGCATATAATATTCGTCCTTTAGCTAAAACTGTTGAGAAAAAAGCATATAGTCTAAATTTGTTCTGTAATTTTATTGAAGATGAATCTATATGTGTTCATGATATTAACGATAGTACTCTATATCAATACGCTGATTTTTTAAAAGGTAGAGATGTTTCCGACGATACGGTACTAAAGCACGGGAGAACGGCGATTGAGTATATCGTACATCTCAATAAGCATCACCCTGACTGGAAGCTAGCTACTAGCGAAGAAGATAACGATAGAGCATTTGGCGTTCATTATAAGAAAAAAATATATAAAAATGGATATATAGAAAAGGAATATTTTCATCATGAATCATTAGAAGGCTTAATTCACATTGCTGCGGAATCTGAATACATTCGTGACTACGAATTAATTATGTGGCTTGATGCTATCAACTGTTCAACTTACCATCCAAAACCAAATGGTTTTTTGATAAGCAGATGGGAAGCATTAACCACATTACTAGAGATAACTGGTTCTAGGATATCAGAAGTTCATCAAATCACTCGAACAATGATAAAAAATGCTTCTGACTCATTTCTGTTAAATGGGAAAATGCCAGTTATCCGTAATATTCCCATAAGAAAAGGAAAGTACAAAGGGAAAACTCGTAATGTGAGAACTACCTATGAAGATATCCAAGTTATTCTTATTTACATTTATAAAGTTGAAGATATGTTTCCTGATATGGATCATGATGCTCTATTTGTTGATTCAGAAAAAGGAACTCAACTTAAGCCATCTTATTTAAAAAATTACACAAAAAAAATAATTAACGGCAGTAAATATTGTGATGCTTTAAGACATCTATCAAACCATTCTTTCCGCCACAGATTCATTACTCTTAATATTGCTAAAGCAATTAAGAAGATGTCCTCGACAGGTAGTTTTTCTAACATATTGAGCGTTGCTGCAAACGCTTGTCGTAAAATAACTATGCACGCATCCAATGAAACTTTATCCCATTATGTCCACCTTGCTTCTGAAGTTAATTATAAAAACGATGATATGGGTAAAGAATTCAAGAAGACCTCTACTCAAATTACAATCCGTCTAAAGAAAATGATGATGATTGCAAATTTACTTCACTCAAAAGAAATAAGCGAAACTGAGGCTCTAGACTCCCTTCTTTCAACTCTAGATGGATTAAAGAAGTTCGATTAA
- a CDS encoding helix-turn-helix domain-containing protein, translating to MACRSEIGLKVKHARIDKGLTQVQVSKLTRINKTTISEIENGRFTGSFDIFERLLNAVDLQFEVVNKTHQLPDWDEIEELFAEDGDE from the coding sequence ATGGCTTGTAGGTCAGAAATAGGATTAAAGGTTAAGCATGCACGTATTGATAAGGGGCTAACACAGGTACAAGTATCAAAACTGACCAGAATTAATAAAACGACTATTTCAGAAATCGAAAATGGTCGCTTTACAGGTTCATTCGATATATTTGAAAGGTTGTTAAATGCTGTTGATTTGCAGTTTGAGGTTGTCAACAAAACACATCAACTACCTGACTGGGATGAAATCGAAGAGCTATTCGCAGAAGACGGTGATGAATAA